One Acinetobacter pullicarnis genomic region harbors:
- a CDS encoding Na/Pi cotransporter family protein, translated as MLEIIAQFCGGVGIFLIGMTLMTDSLKSLAGDTLKSWLTRFTRTPLKATASGAALTVVMHSSTATILATIGFVSAGVLNFSQAIGVVIGANIGTTSTGWLVALLGVRFSIASIALPLIGLGAILKLLMKGRIALMGFAIAGFGLMFFGIDLLQIAMSDIATKVDLSIFGYDRLTSKLLLVLIGIVMTVLLQSSTAAITTTLAALAAGAIDLQQSLLLVIGQNIGSVSIILLSVVGASINAKRTAAANVIFNLISGVLAFFILMPLFVWLVQLDDAHGNLDNVIWVAAFHTAFSSFGALFVLPYIDQLQRLISRFLPSDAPEILDYLDQASFAVPELAIASAEHVVYTCLSNMFHILQHALQEGILPLRSQLEQLDEIIRQLEHFLAQLPVSDNIQQRQQLIGLLRIMVYVRVLRNDLEQIDQVIKIRTMSFVQQIALDYLHILISHYQDIRAHHRFEDIQSLKADLSRFKAWLDQHRDELREQIVQYATTHQLSAATSLELLAAQRWLERLIAHSKRLANVLEENAALGT; from the coding sequence ATGTTAGAAATTATTGCCCAATTTTGTGGTGGGGTGGGGATTTTCCTCATCGGCATGACCTTAATGACAGATAGCTTAAAATCATTGGCTGGGGACACGCTTAAGTCGTGGTTGACCAGATTTACCCGCACGCCTTTGAAAGCAACCGCCTCTGGAGCTGCCCTAACGGTGGTGATGCATTCCTCAACCGCTACAATTTTAGCAACGATTGGCTTTGTCAGTGCCGGGGTGCTTAATTTTAGCCAAGCAATTGGTGTGGTGATTGGCGCCAATATCGGAACCACCAGCACAGGATGGCTGGTGGCATTGCTTGGGGTACGTTTTTCGATTGCCAGCATTGCCTTGCCATTGATTGGATTGGGCGCCATTCTTAAGTTGTTGATGAAAGGCCGTATTGCGCTGATGGGCTTTGCGATTGCTGGCTTTGGGTTGATGTTTTTTGGCATCGACTTATTACAAATCGCGATGTCCGATATTGCAACAAAAGTGGATCTTTCTATTTTTGGCTATGATCGCTTGACGAGCAAACTGTTATTGGTGCTGATTGGCATCGTCATGACGGTATTACTGCAATCCTCAACAGCTGCAATTACGACAACCTTGGCAGCACTTGCTGCTGGAGCGATTGATTTACAACAATCATTGTTGTTGGTGATCGGGCAAAATATTGGTTCAGTGAGTATTATTTTATTGTCTGTGGTTGGTGCATCGATTAATGCCAAACGAACTGCCGCAGCCAATGTGATTTTTAATCTGATCAGTGGGGTCTTGGCATTTTTTATTTTAATGCCGCTTTTTGTTTGGTTAGTGCAGCTCGATGATGCGCATGGCAACTTAGATAACGTAATTTGGGTGGCGGCATTTCATACGGCCTTTAGTAGTTTTGGTGCTTTATTTGTATTGCCATATATTGATCAATTACAGCGTTTGATCAGTCGCTTTCTGCCGAGTGATGCACCTGAAATCTTAGATTATCTCGATCAGGCCAGTTTCGCCGTGCCAGAATTGGCCATCGCTTCTGCGGAACATGTGGTCTATACCTGTTTGAGCAATATGTTTCATATATTGCAGCATGCGCTGCAAGAAGGCATCTTGCCATTACGTAGTCAACTCGAGCAACTTGATGAAATTATTCGACAATTAGAACATTTTTTAGCGCAACTTCCGGTATCAGATAATATTCAGCAGCGCCAGCAATTGATTGGCTTATTACGGATTATGGTCTATGTCCGGGTGCTGCGTAATGATTTAGAGCAGATCGATCAAGTTATTAAAATTCGCACCATGTCATTTGTGCAGCAAATTGCGTTGGATTATCTGCATATTTTAATCAGTCATTATCAGGATATTCGTGCTCATCATCGTTTCGAAGATATTCAAAGCCTTAAGGCCGATCTAAGCCGTTTTAAAGCGTGGCTTGATCAACATCGTGATGAACTACGTGAACAAATTGTGCAATATGCCACGACTCATCAGCTGAGTGCTGCAACCAGTTTAGAGTTATTGGCTGCGCAGCGTTGGTTAGAACGTTTGATTGCGCATTCGAAACGTTTGGCCAATGTGCTGGAAGAGAATGCGGCATTGGGGACGTGA
- a CDS encoding MarC family protein, with the protein MTPLLTHALTVFMAFFAIMNPIANTAAFAGLTGNMDKSQQVQVATKALIITFVVIALFSVLGQMIFNLFGISLPALRITGGILVFLVGYHMLQGSASSMHSNKDGDTSKAADNNDIAISPLAVPLLAGPGTIATAMNYSTVGGIPAMLTTILVFFVLCLITFVCFIFSAKIIKAIGQNGLNIVTRLMGLILAVIGTQMLIAGINGAFHF; encoded by the coding sequence ATGACTCCACTGCTTACGCACGCACTCACTGTATTTATGGCTTTTTTTGCCATTATGAATCCTATTGCCAACACAGCTGCATTTGCAGGCTTAACAGGCAATATGGATAAATCACAACAAGTTCAAGTTGCCACGAAGGCATTAATTATTACCTTTGTCGTCATTGCCTTATTTTCTGTGCTTGGGCAAATGATCTTTAATTTATTTGGTATTAGCTTACCCGCTTTGCGTATTACTGGCGGGATTCTCGTATTTCTGGTCGGCTATCATATGTTACAAGGCTCTGCCTCAAGTATGCATAGCAACAAAGATGGTGATACCTCCAAGGCAGCTGATAATAACGATATTGCGATTTCACCGCTGGCCGTGCCGTTATTGGCAGGTCCTGGCACCATTGCAACGGCAATGAATTATTCAACAGTTGGTGGTATTCCCGCAATGCTCACCACAATCTTGGTCTTTTTTGTTTTATGTCTGATTACCTTCGTTTGCTTTATTTTTAGCGCCAAAATTATTAAAGCAATCGGTCAAAATGGTTTAAATATTGTGACCCGTTTAATGGGTTTAATCCTTGCAGTCATCGGAACACAAATGCTCATTGCTGGGATTAATGGGGCATTTCATTTTTAG
- a CDS encoding LysR family transcriptional regulator — translation MKIEDIHAFTSFVKFQSTRLAAQQLGISQPAVTRRIQNLEQVCAVQLFDRQSRPLKLTQMGRDIYAQCCVIEQEIQQLQKMIRLQHQNASKLHLGIPNSFSEIGLINILNQLKRDYPQIELELTAGWGSELLLKLQQGQLDAIISSVPDLKALPQEFPVQMMGSLSVRPIISKALHRAGVSSLDDLQQLGWILNTAGCGFRHALTEKLKQKQLKLNIEVAGSKLQLELISQGMGAGFAPIEIIQGYADFSQLAILDLPALNLDLVVVYVQHPTLSPVQQAAGEVVAQLFKAQLNLA, via the coding sequence ATGAAAATTGAAGATATTCATGCATTTACATCTTTTGTGAAATTTCAATCGACACGGTTGGCCGCGCAGCAATTGGGCATTAGTCAGCCTGCAGTAACACGTCGTATTCAAAATTTAGAACAGGTCTGCGCTGTACAGCTTTTCGATCGGCAGAGTCGACCGTTAAAGCTGACCCAAATGGGGCGCGATATTTATGCGCAATGTTGTGTCATCGAACAGGAAATCCAACAACTCCAAAAAATGATTCGGCTACAACATCAAAATGCAAGTAAGTTGCATTTGGGAATCCCAAATAGTTTTTCAGAGATTGGTTTAATCAATATTTTAAATCAATTAAAACGTGATTATCCGCAGATTGAACTGGAGCTGACTGCAGGTTGGGGCAGTGAACTTTTACTGAAACTACAACAAGGTCAACTGGATGCGATTATTTCCTCTGTACCAGACTTGAAGGCGCTACCACAGGAATTTCCAGTGCAGATGATGGGAAGTTTAAGCGTGCGTCCGATTATTTCTAAAGCATTGCATCGCGCTGGCGTGTCGAGTTTAGATGACTTACAACAATTGGGCTGGATCTTAAATACAGCAGGTTGTGGTTTTCGGCATGCCTTAACTGAAAAACTCAAACAAAAACAACTTAAATTAAATATTGAAGTTGCGGGTTCAAAATTACAGCTTGAGTTGATTAGTCAAGGAATGGGCGCAGGCTTTGCACCGATTGAAATTATTCAAGGTTATGCCGATTTTTCTCAGCTTGCGATTTTAGATTTGCCTGCATTAAATCTAGATTTGGTGGTTGTTTATGTACAGCACCCAACACTTAGCCCGGTACAGCAAGCGGCAGGAGAGGTGGTTGCTCAATTGTTTAAAGCCCAATTAAATTTGGCTTAG
- a CDS encoding LLM class flavin-dependent oxidoreductase, with the protein MTIQILGMIGHREASEIIAPQGAVFNPSYIAEFAQAHEQAGFDRVLIGQWSDQPDGFLVAAHAGAHTTDLKFLLAHRPGFVAPTLAARKFATLDHLLKGRLAIHVITGGSDPEQQRDGDFVAKPERYARTKEFLEIIKQVWYNPQPFDYDGQHFQVKDGFSELKPFQKHIPIYFGGASAEALQVAAEHADVFALWGEPLAGAAQIVQQLHQQTQSLARKTALAFNISFRPIIADTEQQAWEKAQHIYALTEQQLAEKGLRKDRQTAQSTGAQRLVAYAQNQQRHDQNLWTGITSLVHGNHNSTALVGTPEQVADSLFNYYQLGIESVLIRGFDPLNDVIDYGKALIPQLRERVRHHDLAKIA; encoded by the coding sequence ATGACAATTCAAATTTTAGGGATGATTGGTCATCGTGAAGCATCGGAGATCATTGCACCACAAGGGGCGGTGTTTAATCCAAGCTATATCGCTGAATTTGCCCAAGCACATGAACAGGCTGGTTTTGATCGGGTGTTGATCGGGCAATGGTCAGATCAACCGGATGGTTTTTTGGTGGCGGCACACGCAGGGGCACACACCACAGATTTAAAATTTCTTTTGGCACATCGCCCTGGTTTTGTGGCTCCGACTTTGGCTGCACGTAAATTTGCCACTTTAGATCATTTATTAAAGGGACGTTTGGCCATTCATGTAATTACTGGCGGCAGTGACCCTGAACAGCAACGTGATGGTGACTTTGTGGCGAAGCCTGAGCGCTATGCACGCACCAAAGAATTTTTAGAGATTATTAAACAGGTTTGGTATAACCCGCAGCCTTTTGATTATGACGGGCAACATTTTCAAGTCAAAGATGGCTTTTCTGAATTAAAGCCCTTCCAAAAGCATATCCCGATTTATTTTGGTGGTGCGTCAGCTGAAGCACTACAGGTTGCTGCTGAACATGCCGATGTATTTGCACTTTGGGGCGAACCCTTGGCAGGTGCCGCGCAAATCGTGCAGCAATTGCATCAACAAACCCAGTCCTTGGCACGTAAAACAGCATTGGCTTTTAATATCTCATTCCGTCCGATTATTGCAGATACTGAACAACAGGCATGGGAAAAAGCCCAGCATATTTATGCGCTGACAGAACAGCAATTGGCTGAAAAGGGGCTTAGAAAAGATCGTCAAACGGCACAGAGTACGGGTGCACAGCGTTTGGTCGCCTATGCCCAAAATCAGCAGCGTCACGACCAAAACCTTTGGACAGGGATTACATCTCTGGTGCATGGCAATCATAACTCGACTGCCTTGGTGGGAACGCCTGAGCAGGTGGCAGATTCCTTGTTTAATTATTATCAATTGGGAATTGAAAGCGTGTTGATCCGTGGTTTTGATCCACTCAATGATGTGATTGATTACGGCAAAGCTTTGATTCCGCAGTTACGTGAACGCGTTCGCCATCATGATCTTGCCAAGATTGCCTAA
- a CDS encoding ABC transporter substrate-binding protein, with protein MKHQQHTLYKSALKFKQPVIVAIVSLSCILMVGCSKTSEQAAAQPNSPENSLIELKVGDQKGNMRAQLEASDLLKGINYKISWYEFPAAAPVAEALNVNAIDIGYLGDAPFIFANANGGHAKAIAVNVYDPYAVALLVPKDSPIKTIQDIKGKTVTANKGSIGQLVTYKALERAGLKADDVTFKYLPPADGKLAVANGSVDVWATWDPYTAYAEVIDGFRIIENGRGLYSGYTFLAGTEKALADPAKRVAIQDFIYRLERSQQWANQNYKTFGKELARITGIPEQPATLAFERKHAKWTQISDEVVTTSQGTADFYVKYGLLSKSIDVQSLFDRSFKTRE; from the coding sequence ATGAAGCACCAGCAGCATACATTGTATAAAAGTGCGCTTAAGTTTAAGCAACCAGTTATCGTGGCGATAGTTAGCTTAAGCTGCATACTCATGGTTGGATGCAGTAAAACCTCGGAACAGGCGGCGGCCCAGCCAAATTCACCAGAAAATAGTCTGATTGAACTGAAAGTCGGTGATCAAAAAGGCAATATGCGTGCACAGCTTGAAGCCTCTGATTTACTCAAAGGAATCAATTACAAAATTAGCTGGTATGAGTTTCCTGCCGCAGCGCCAGTGGCCGAAGCCTTAAATGTAAATGCCATTGATATCGGTTATTTGGGTGATGCTCCCTTTATTTTTGCCAATGCCAATGGTGGGCACGCCAAAGCAATTGCGGTCAATGTTTATGACCCTTATGCCGTGGCTTTATTGGTGCCCAAAGACAGCCCGATTAAAACCATTCAGGATATTAAAGGTAAAACTGTAACGGCCAACAAAGGTTCGATTGGGCAACTGGTGACCTATAAAGCTTTAGAACGTGCAGGGCTCAAAGCTGATGATGTGACCTTTAAATATTTACCACCAGCAGATGGAAAATTAGCAGTCGCCAATGGTTCAGTCGATGTTTGGGCAACTTGGGATCCCTATACCGCATATGCGGAAGTGATTGATGGTTTTCGTATTATTGAAAATGGTCGCGGTTTATATTCAGGTTATACCTTTTTGGCAGGCACTGAAAAAGCCTTAGCAGATCCTGCAAAACGTGTTGCCATCCAAGACTTTATTTACCGCTTAGAGCGTTCGCAACAATGGGCCAATCAGAACTACAAGACCTTTGGCAAGGAACTGGCACGTATTACGGGAATTCCTGAACAACCAGCCACTCTGGCGTTTGAGCGTAAGCATGCCAAATGGACACAGATCTCAGATGAGGTGGTGACCACTTCGCAAGGTACAGCAGACTTTTATGTGAAATATGGGTTATTGTCGAAGTCTATTGATGTTCAATCACTTTTTGACCGCAGCTTTAAAACTCGAGAATAA
- a CDS encoding cysteine dioxygenase family protein → MSHTISALQPLIQNIEQAITQQQLPTEIIAGLLPDFKQLLQDSAWLPSAFKQPHPDYYQQYALYIDPEDRFSIVSFVWGAGQKTPIHNHEVWGVIGVLEGAEISTAFQHTDAGFQAQVTPTRLNVGDVDWFRPETGDIHAVNNAYDDQTSISIHIYGANIGKVERFTYQLDGTPKAFISGYSNAADL, encoded by the coding sequence ATGAGTCACACGATTTCGGCACTTCAGCCTTTGATTCAAAATATTGAGCAAGCGATTACTCAGCAACAATTGCCGACAGAGATCATTGCTGGATTGCTCCCCGATTTTAAACAACTGTTACAGGATTCGGCTTGGTTGCCGAGCGCATTTAAACAGCCACATCCTGATTATTATCAACAGTATGCACTTTATATCGATCCTGAAGACCGCTTTTCGATAGTGAGTTTTGTTTGGGGTGCTGGGCAAAAGACCCCGATTCATAATCATGAAGTGTGGGGCGTGATAGGCGTTCTGGAGGGGGCTGAAATATCGACTGCTTTTCAGCACACTGACGCCGGTTTTCAGGCACAGGTGACGCCAACCCGACTAAATGTCGGAGACGTCGATTGGTTCCGCCCTGAAACGGGTGATATTCATGCGGTCAACAATGCTTATGACGATCAGACCTCAATCAGCATCCATATTTATGGTGCCAATATCGGTAAAGTCGAGCGTTTTACCTATCAGCTTGATGGTACCCCGAAAGCCTTTATTTCTGGGTATTCCAATGCTGCAGATCTATAA